The following coding sequences lie in one Mucilaginibacter sp. KACC 22773 genomic window:
- a CDS encoding group III truncated hemoglobin → MSTKHDITSLDDIKLLVDTFYNKVGEDVLLAPVFNQRLGDGWLPHLEKMYTFWQTLLLQEHTYNGAPFPPHARLPIDEKHFNEWLNLFTATVDSLFAGEKADEAKWRAGKMAEMFQYKIAYFKNNPHNIV, encoded by the coding sequence ATGAGTACAAAACACGATATAACTTCATTAGATGATATCAAACTATTAGTTGATACCTTTTACAATAAAGTTGGCGAAGACGTTTTGCTGGCTCCCGTTTTTAACCAACGCTTAGGCGATGGCTGGTTGCCCCACCTGGAAAAAATGTATACCTTTTGGCAAACCCTGCTCTTACAGGAACATACGTATAATGGCGCCCCGTTTCCGCCCCATGCACGCTTACCTATTGACGAAAAGCATTTTAATGAGTGGCTGAATTTATTTACAGCCACAGTTGACAGCCTTTTTGCCGGCGAAAAGGCCGATGAAGCCAAATGGCGTGCCGGTAAAATGGCCGAAATGTTCCAATATAAAATAGCCTACTTTAAAAATAATCCGCATAATATCGTTTAG
- a CDS encoding MarR family winged helix-turn-helix transcriptional regulator, with protein sequence MTEQKDIQLAADLRTVVTRLIKVLRKHSVTADKLSLTERSTIALLDQHQELLPNELAAMEKITTQSMSQILANLLQRGLIKRRISETDKRKAIITLSDLGRNMLYQVRNERNAWLNDAITATCTPEEQELIKKAIGPLTKIVDFE encoded by the coding sequence ATGACAGAGCAAAAAGATATTCAACTGGCAGCCGACCTGCGTACAGTTGTAACCAGGCTGATTAAAGTACTGCGAAAACATTCGGTTACAGCCGACAAGCTGTCGTTAACCGAACGGTCGACGATTGCCCTGCTTGATCAGCACCAGGAATTGCTGCCTAACGAACTGGCGGCTATGGAAAAAATAACTACCCAAAGCATGTCGCAGATATTGGCCAACCTGCTGCAGCGCGGTTTAATTAAAAGGCGGATCTCGGAAACCGATAAGCGTAAAGCCATCATCACTTTGTCTGATCTTGGCCGCAACATGCTATACCAGGTGCGTAACGAGCGCAACGCCTGGCTTAATGATGCCATAACAGCAACCTGTACGCCAGAGGAACAGGAATTGATAAAAAAAGCCATTGGCCCGCTAACAAAAATTGTTGATTTTGAATAA
- a CDS encoding MFS transporter, with product MNINTFNAFRSRNYRLYFTGQSISLVGTWMQKTAVSWVIYSQTHSKFLLGVTLFASLFPSFLFSFLGGVVSDRYDRYKLLLFTQAASMVQAILLTALVFFGRYVIWEIIGLSALLGIINAFDVPARQSLVYEMVDDKADLPNALALNSSMVNLSRLVGPGIAGLVLEKFGDVVCFGANAASFIAVIASILLMKLPQSKPKVHAHNIYFELKEGFSYIKNTPSIKFVLVILALISLMVLPFNTLIPVYAKDIFKGTASTFGVIDSLIGLGAFSGAIFLASLKVGGDLKKILAISTLIFGGGLALFSHMPNYYIALLFAAITGFGMMAQITISNTLIQTTVDPAMRGRVISFYAMAFFGMQPLGGLLVGAISQKIGVPDTVLGEGLVALLLGLLQLRYLRKTRLKKATEASLQHSPVNSLTSN from the coding sequence ATGAATATAAACACTTTTAATGCATTTAGAAGCCGGAATTACAGGCTCTATTTTACCGGGCAATCCATATCATTGGTAGGCACCTGGATGCAGAAAACCGCTGTTAGCTGGGTAATATACTCGCAAACACATTCTAAATTTTTATTGGGGGTTACCCTTTTTGCCAGCCTGTTCCCTTCGTTTTTATTTTCGTTTTTGGGCGGGGTAGTTTCAGATAGGTATGATCGTTATAAATTATTGCTGTTTACCCAGGCGGCATCAATGGTGCAGGCCATTTTACTTACAGCGCTGGTGTTTTTTGGGCGATACGTGATTTGGGAAATCATCGGTTTAAGCGCTCTTCTGGGTATCATTAATGCTTTTGATGTGCCTGCCCGTCAATCGCTGGTTTATGAGATGGTTGATGATAAAGCCGATTTGCCCAATGCGCTGGCGCTTAATTCATCTATGGTAAACCTATCAAGACTGGTTGGGCCGGGTATAGCCGGCCTGGTGCTGGAGAAATTTGGCGATGTAGTGTGCTTTGGTGCCAATGCCGCCAGCTTTATTGCTGTAATTGCTTCGATATTGTTAATGAAGCTGCCCCAATCCAAGCCGAAAGTACATGCGCACAATATCTATTTTGAGCTTAAAGAAGGCTTTAGTTATATCAAAAATACGCCTTCAATTAAGTTTGTGCTGGTAATTTTGGCCTTAATAAGCCTGATGGTTTTGCCATTTAATACGCTGATACCGGTTTATGCCAAGGATATTTTTAAGGGAACGGCATCAACCTTTGGGGTAATAGATAGTTTGATAGGTTTGGGTGCATTTTCGGGCGCCATATTCCTGGCATCATTAAAAGTAGGGGGAGACCTTAAAAAGATACTGGCCATAAGTACACTGATTTTCGGCGGGGGGCTGGCGTTGTTTTCGCATATGCCCAATTATTATATCGCCCTTTTGTTTGCAGCTATTACAGGTTTTGGGATGATGGCCCAGATCACCATCAGCAATACACTCATTCAAACTACCGTTGATCCGGCTATGCGCGGCCGGGTAATCAGTTTTTATGCCATGGCATTTTTTGGAATGCAGCCCTTGGGGGGCTTGCTGGTAGGGGCTATCTCGCAAAAAATAGGCGTTCCGGATACTGTTTTAGGCGAAGGCCTTGTGGCGCTGCTGCTGGGTTTGTTGCAATTAAGGTACCTCAGGAAAACGAGGCTCAAAAAAGCTACCGAAGCATCTTTGCAACACTCTCCTGTTAACTCACTAACATCGAATTGA
- a CDS encoding isochorismatase family protein, whose product MITTIDKNTALVLIDLQKAVVQMPTAHPMGQVLENSAKLLAAFRKANLPVVIVNVNPAGSAAFATRRDSNPNAGSVPGPDFLDIVPEIKVEEGDIRITKKTWGAFYQTGLHDELQKRGITQIVLAGLATSIGVEATARSANEFAYNIAFASDAMSDRFADAHDSSLKYIFPRIGEVGTTDEIIAKLILQV is encoded by the coding sequence ATGATAACTACAATTGATAAAAACACCGCACTCGTATTAATTGATTTACAAAAGGCTGTTGTGCAAATGCCCACGGCGCATCCTATGGGCCAGGTATTGGAAAACTCGGCTAAGTTGCTTGCAGCTTTTCGTAAGGCAAACCTGCCCGTTGTAATAGTAAATGTTAACCCTGCAGGCTCGGCTGCTTTTGCCACCCGCAGGGATAGTAATCCAAACGCCGGTTCGGTACCTGGTCCGGATTTTTTGGATATAGTGCCCGAAATTAAAGTAGAAGAGGGCGACATCAGGATAACCAAAAAAACATGGGGCGCTTTTTACCAAACAGGCCTGCATGACGAATTGCAAAAGCGTGGTATTACCCAAATTGTGCTGGCCGGTTTGGCTACCAGCATAGGTGTTGAAGCTACCGCCCGCAGCGCCAATGAATTTGCCTATAATATTGCCTTTGCCAGCGATGCTATGAGCGATAGGTTTGCCGATGCACACGATAGCAGTTTGAAATATATTTTCCCGAGGATTGGAGAAGTAGGCACCACAGATGAGATTATTGCTAAACTGATTTTACAGGTTTAG
- a CDS encoding YitT family protein: MKVMKVIKESISIGLGILAAGFGLKGFLLSSHFIDGGVTGVSMLVADISAIPISLLIFLINVPFLWLGYKKLGLWFAIKSTIAIGLLSVSLVVINFPDVTHDKLLTAVFGGVFIGTGSGLAMRGGAVLDGTEIAAVLISKRTQLLKVSDFILLLNVVIFGLAAFLLGVEPAMYSILTYMAAAKMIDFILNGIEQYSGITVVSTHSEAIRRAITLSLGRGVTIYQGKSGYGKDGHVNDPRDIIFTVATRLEIPSLKQTILRIDPKAFIVQQSVDDTTGGLLKRKGLH, translated from the coding sequence ATGAAGGTAATGAAGGTCATCAAAGAATCAATATCTATCGGGTTGGGCATCCTGGCAGCCGGCTTTGGCCTTAAGGGTTTCCTGTTATCCAGCCATTTTATTGATGGGGGGGTAACAGGTGTATCAATGTTGGTTGCAGATATCTCGGCCATCCCCATTTCCTTGCTCATTTTTTTAATTAATGTGCCGTTTTTGTGGCTCGGCTATAAAAAGCTTGGGCTGTGGTTTGCCATAAAAAGTACTATTGCCATTGGCTTACTATCGGTAAGCCTGGTAGTAATTAATTTTCCGGATGTAACGCATGATAAGTTGCTTACAGCGGTTTTTGGCGGCGTTTTTATAGGTACGGGCAGCGGCCTGGCTATGCGGGGCGGCGCCGTACTTGATGGTACCGAAATAGCGGCGGTGCTCATCAGCAAACGAACCCAGCTGTTAAAAGTGAGCGATTTTATTTTGCTGCTGAATGTAGTGATATTCGGGCTTGCTGCCTTTTTGCTGGGCGTTGAGCCGGCTATGTACTCGATATTAACCTATATGGCTGCCGCCAAAATGATCGACTTTATTTTGAACGGTATTGAGCAGTATTCGGGTATCACGGTAGTATCTACCCATAGCGAGGCCATTCGCCGGGCAATTACGCTTTCGTTGGGCAGGGGGGTTACCATTTACCAGGGTAAAAGTGGTTACGGCAAGGATGGCCACGTAAACGACCCACGTGACATTATTTTTACCGTTGCCACCCGGTTGGAGATTCCGTCGTTAAAACAAACCATCCTGCGGATAGATCCTAAGGCATTCATTGTACAGCAAAGCGTGGATGATACTACAGGGGGATTATTAAAACGTAAAGGATTACATTAG
- a CDS encoding VOC family protein: MSKITPFHVAVPVYDLDEARKFYREVLGCSEGRSDTNWTDFNLYGHQFVIHLKPKPVDDAKHHFNPVDGHDVPVPHFGVVLEWNDWVALEAKLKSLNVKFVIEPYIRFKGLPGEQATMFFLDPSGNALEFKAFKDMGQLFAV, translated from the coding sequence ATGAGCAAAATAACACCTTTTCACGTTGCTGTGCCGGTTTATGACCTGGACGAGGCCCGCAAATTTTACCGTGAAGTTTTGGGATGCAGCGAGGGCCGCAGCGATACGAATTGGACAGACTTTAACTTATACGGCCACCAGTTTGTTATTCACCTGAAACCCAAACCGGTTGATGATGCCAAACATCATTTTAACCCGGTTGATGGGCACGATGTACCGGTGCCCCATTTTGGCGTGGTACTGGAATGGAATGACTGGGTTGCGCTTGAGGCTAAATTAAAAAGCCTTAATGTGAAATTTGTTATAGAACCCTACATCCGTTTTAAGGGCCTGCCCGGCGAACAGGCCACCATGTTTTTCCTTGATCCATCCGGAAACGCATTGGAGTTTAAGGCTTTTAAGGATATGGGGCAACTGTTTGCAGTTTAA
- a CDS encoding SGNH/GDSL hydrolase family protein, producing the protein MGINNTNKRRDFIRKIGLGAIGTLAAPYVFASPQNRVKADVAPKTILFQGDSITDGGRSYDKDWNHIMGQSFPYLVAARLWFDHPDQQLMFLNRGISGHTVRDLQARWQKDTLDLKPDILNILIGVNDVHHVIHNNNPTTVDQFRDDYDALLNQTKTALPDIKLLICEPFILPIGQVNADLKRWQDELTPRQLVAKQVAQKYNAVFIPLQAIFNAALKKAPAEFWIWDGVHPMPAGHELIAREWIKAAKKNYGFPA; encoded by the coding sequence ATGGGCATAAACAACACCAATAAAAGACGAGACTTTATCAGAAAAATTGGCTTAGGTGCTATTGGCACCCTGGCCGCGCCTTATGTGTTTGCATCTCCTCAAAATAGGGTTAAAGCGGATGTTGCACCCAAAACCATCCTCTTCCAGGGCGATTCCATAACCGACGGCGGGCGGTCATACGATAAAGACTGGAACCATATTATGGGCCAAAGTTTCCCGTACCTGGTAGCAGCCAGGCTTTGGTTTGATCATCCGGACCAGCAGCTGATGTTTTTAAACCGGGGCATCAGTGGTCATACCGTGCGCGACCTACAGGCGCGCTGGCAAAAGGATACTTTAGATTTAAAGCCCGATATCCTGAATATCCTTATTGGTGTAAACGATGTGCACCACGTAATCCACAATAACAATCCAACTACGGTTGATCAGTTCAGGGACGATTATGATGCCCTGCTTAATCAAACTAAAACCGCGCTCCCCGATATAAAATTGTTGATTTGCGAACCATTTATTTTGCCGATTGGCCAGGTAAATGCTGATTTAAAACGCTGGCAGGACGAATTAACGCCGCGACAATTAGTGGCTAAACAAGTGGCGCAAAAATACAATGCCGTTTTTATACCGCTGCAGGCCATATTTAATGCGGCACTCAAAAAAGCGCCAGCCGAATTCTGGATCTGGGATGGCGTGCACCCTATGCCGGCCGGGCACGAATTGATAGCCCGTGAATGGATTAAGGCAGCAAAAAAGAATTACGGTTTCCCGGCTTAG
- a CDS encoding acyl-CoA thioesterase, giving the protein MTIEERIKASETRIFKTVFPNNTNHYDTLFGGSAMAMMDEVAFITATRFTRKRMVTVSSDRIDFNKPIPAGTIIELVGTVSHIGNTSLKVLVEIFIEEMYSFVREKAITGTFTFVAIDEHKHPVKVVD; this is encoded by the coding sequence ATGACCATCGAAGAAAGAATAAAAGCATCCGAAACACGCATTTTTAAAACCGTGTTCCCCAATAACACCAACCATTACGATACGCTGTTTGGCGGCTCGGCTATGGCCATGATGGATGAGGTAGCGTTTATAACCGCCACACGTTTCACCCGAAAAAGAATGGTTACCGTATCGTCCGACAGGATTGATTTTAATAAACCTATCCCGGCCGGCACCATTATTGAACTGGTAGGCACCGTATCGCATATTGGCAACACCAGTCTGAAAGTTTTGGTGGAGATTTTTATAGAAGAGATGTACTCCTTTGTGCGCGAAAAGGCTATTACCGGCACATTTACCTTTGTAGCTATTGACGAGCATAAACACCCGGTAAAGGTTGTGGATTAA
- a CDS encoding beta-ketoacyl-ACP synthase III, with protein sequence MRLKSNAVITGVGGFVPDNILSNSDLEKMVDTNSDWIVSRTGIKERRILTDPTLATSDMAVAAVKNLLENTGVSAEEIDCLIIATSTPDHLLLSTASIVCDKVGLSNAWATDVNAACSGFLYAYTLGASLVESNRYKKVIVIGADQNSAIINYKDRNTCILFGDGAGAVLLEPTTEDIGLIDSVFKTDGHGREYLLVPGGGSKIPATVDSVEANQHYIRQEGRIVFKAAIKGMTETCTEVLKRNDMTIDDVNWLIPHQANYRIIHAVGENLGLPEDRVKVNIDRYGNTTAATIPLCLWDFQNDFKHNDNIIFTAFGAGFSWGATLLKWGTLRKA encoded by the coding sequence ATGAGATTAAAAAGTAACGCGGTTATTACAGGGGTTGGGGGTTTTGTTCCGGATAATATATTAAGTAACAGTGATTTAGAGAAGATGGTTGACACAAACAGCGATTGGATCGTATCACGTACAGGAATTAAGGAAAGAAGGATTTTAACCGACCCCACACTTGCCACCTCAGATATGGCCGTTGCTGCTGTGAAAAATTTGTTAGAAAATACAGGTGTTTCCGCAGAAGAAATTGATTGCCTTATTATAGCTACATCTACCCCCGATCACCTGCTTTTATCAACCGCCAGCATCGTGTGCGATAAAGTTGGTTTAAGCAACGCCTGGGCTACCGATGTTAACGCTGCCTGCAGTGGTTTTTTATATGCCTACACGCTTGGTGCAAGCCTGGTAGAAAGCAACCGGTACAAAAAAGTAATTGTAATTGGCGCCGACCAAAACAGCGCTATTATTAATTATAAAGACCGCAATACCTGTATCCTTTTTGGCGATGGCGCCGGCGCTGTTTTGCTGGAGCCTACCACCGAGGATATAGGTTTAATTGACAGCGTTTTTAAAACTGATGGCCATGGCCGCGAATACCTGCTGGTGCCTGGCGGCGGTTCAAAAATTCCGGCTACGGTAGATTCTGTTGAGGCTAACCAGCATTACATTCGCCAGGAAGGCAGGATTGTTTTTAAGGCGGCCATTAAAGGCATGACAGAAACCTGTACCGAGGTATTAAAACGCAACGATATGACGATAGATGATGTAAACTGGCTGATACCTCACCAGGCCAATTACCGCATCATCCATGCCGTTGGCGAAAACCTTGGCTTGCCCGAAGATCGTGTTAAGGTAAATATCGACAGATATGGTAATACTACAGCAGCTACCATACCGCTTTGCCTTTGGGATTTTCAGAACGATTTTAAACACAACGATAACATTATTTTTACCGCCTTTGGCGCCGGCTTTTCATGGGGTGCAACCTTGCTGAAATGGGGCACTTTGAGGAAAGCGTAG